A region of the Centropristis striata isolate RG_2023a ecotype Rhode Island chromosome 20, C.striata_1.0, whole genome shotgun sequence genome:
TTTTAAATCCATATATAATTCACCAGTGGCCCAGATCAGAATAAATGGCAGTCTTTCAGGCACAATCCCTTTGGAACGAGGATGTCAACAGAGCTGTCCACTGAGCCCCATCCTGTTTGCTCATTTTGTAGAGCTGTTTGCTCAAAAAAAACAGGGAAGACCCAGAAATTATGGGATTCTCATTTAAGGGAAGAGAATACATATACAGGTGCTGGTcatataattagaatatcatgaaaaagttgatttatttcagtaattccattcaaaaagtgaaacttgtatactgtatacattcattccacacagactggtatatttcaagtgtttatttcctttaaTCTTGATTACTAtaactgaaactaatgaaaatcccaaattcagtatctcagaaaattagaatattacttAAGACCAATACAAAAAAGGATATTCAGAAATGTTGGCCAACTGAAAagtatgaaaatgaaaagtatGAGCATGTACAGCACTCAATACTTAGTTGGGGCTCCTTTTGCCTGAATTACTGCAGCAATGCAGCGTGGCATGGAGTGGATCAGTCTGTGGCACGTCTCAGGTGTTATGAGAGCCCAGGCTGCTCTGATACTGGCCTTCAGCTCTTCTGCATTGTTGGGTCTGGCGTATCGCATTGTTGTGTAATTTATTGGTCCAAGTTGTAggtcaaatagctcataaattagtttttaaaggagtccaattggaaaaaattacttctctatctttaacaattaatcaaaagccccgttggaaaacagctccaaaaaaactctctaacaagtctcaaaaatcttcaagcaggagtccaagatcttgtgacacactttattatcgataaaaagtggagagaacaaatataatacacacaaggtGCAGTCCATAAGCTCTCTAACTCGAAATGACACTTACATGAGGTTTTatagagaaatcacacacatctgtccatcccatcattaatatttattatgacctttccTCCAATAAAATTTGTTAATTCTTTAGATTTCTCCTCCCAGGGGCTGCTCCAAATCCGCCCCCCCCTAGGTGCAGGTGGCATTACCTCATCCCCTGGCAGAGAGACATCAATATGTTTAGGGGTTGAAAATATTACCATGATTTAAAATCCCGCATTGGTTCTCATAGGGCCTTTCTATGCTTTATTTACTATGATTTAAAATGATCCGTTAGTTCCCACAGAGTCTTTCTCTGTTCTTATCTCTCACTCATCTCTGTTTGTCATATACAGAgccttttctatttttcatttctcactCAGAGTATGCTACTGTATTTAGCCCTTGTAAATGCTGCTTCTTGCCCAGCTGGGCAACCTtgcttcttattcttattcttgctTCTCTCTTATTCTTACCAGCACTCTAATGAACATCTCTGGTGAAAGATCACAGGTGTTTTTCTGGCACAAACTTAACATTCTTATCCGGGCCTTATTTTACTTCTCCCCTCTTCCAGTACTTCTCCACCTTTCagttaaatctctgcagcatattgattatacatataacatcatatagatcactcagggttacattatttaatcacacttTGTCATACAAATAGCTACATAGTCCCTCTAGAGACCCTCATAAAGAGATACTAGCTTAACtctcaccacattatttactctACATTATCCCCCCTATGTGACTTAATTAGTCACATCTCAGCAATGTCGCCGTCTAAAGATGGCCGTAGCCACCCTACTGGGTTCACTTTATCACTATTGACAAGGATCCATTTTTACGGCTTAAGTGGGAGTTTTGCCAGCTCTCACAAGGACTAGGTGCAAGCCTTAAACTCGTTTCCTAAGCGTTTTAGCGTTACAGTAGTATATGTATGAGGTCACACAGGATATATAATTCCAGCACACTGGTCCAGTATATATTTTCACACAAATCTTAGTGCGGTGATACAGTAGATAAATGTAATGTGACAATCAAAACCTTTACCAGTGTTTGACTAACTTTATCAAATGTAATGTGACAATTAAACCTTTACCAGTGTTTGACTAACTTCATCAAATATAATGTGACAATTAAAACCTTTACTATGAAATCTCCAAAAGGGAGCTACAATACATCACACATTTTGAGTCATATAAAGTAAACATGATTATACCATggtaaaaagaaattaaatctgCTGAGATGAAGATCTTTTGCTCCATGTGCCAGACGCACAGTGGAGCGCCACCACCAGGGAGAGGTTACATGTGATGCCTGGTGATGGGGTTCTCAGCGTTCCTCAAGTCCAGGAAGGTCTCAGATGTAGAGGATAGGGACCCCGGGTCCCTCATCAGGGCTTGGTAAGCGGATAGGAGTGGTGGGTGAATATGAGGGTGATGGGCTTCGAGGAGAGGGTGCTGGGCTGCGGTGAGTGGGCAGGTTGTCTTCGTCGGCGATCATATCAGCCAATGCCCGAGTTAGTGCCACACGACATGGCGCATTAGGGGAGAGTTCCCGAGTGTGGCGTCTGTAGATTTCCAGCTCACGTAGGAGGCGCCTCACCAGGTTTTGTTTGTCAACCCGGATTTCCATCTCGTGCCTCCATCTGGCCAGCAATCTCTCCCGCTCGCTGGCCCACTCCTGTTTCATTGCCTCTCTTTCAACAGCCCATGCTCTCTCCAGCGTCTTCCTGGTGCTAGCCCACACTCTCTTCTGTGCTGCAGCCGCTTCGAGGCGGTCACGCTTTGCGGCCCAGTTGATCCGGGCCTTGATTCTGGCCCTTTCCTTACGGAGGTTGGCAACCTCTTCAGGGGTACGGCCCTTCAGGTACCTGGAGAATGCCGCCATGGTCATTTTTGCCAATGCCTCTGCTCCTTCCTCTTGCAGCAGTAGGGCGTAGTtggcctccttctcctcctcgtccGATGAGGTGGATTCGTCAATATCCTCAGTCGCCGGCCTTCCTTCTCCAATCATCATCTGCTCCTCCCACTGGCGCTGTAGAGACTTCTGGGCCACTGGCAGCTGCATGTGCCGGGGAGTTTTGGCAGTAGACTTGGATGGTCTCTCCTGATGATTCCCTGGCCCTGGTTTTGGTGGTGCGGGTTGTTCCAACAGCACCTGCAGCATGCTCGGTCCCTGCGCAGGAGACGGGTCGTGCCTCCGAGACATCCATTGCTCAGAAGGGTCACCTGGGAGCCACGCCTGCTGAGGGAAGTGGTGGGAACTGTGTGGCCTTAGCCTCTATCACAGTTTTGACCTGTTGGAAGATAGCCTTGTATATTTGCGTTAGATGTTTCAGATAATAGGTTAATTCATGTTGATATTGTTCAAGCGGAGGCCCCTCATAGGGTCCTCTGTAAAAGGGGACCGGCATCGGTCTCCCTGTTAGTGCTTCATGCGGTGTTAGGTGGGTTAGTCTGTTACACTGTGTTCTCATGCTCATCAAAGCAAGTGGCAATGCCTCCACCCAGCTTAGCTTATGGTCACTGTCAGCCataatttttgtgattttgctcTTCAAAACTCCATTAGCTCGTTCTACTTGTCCCTGTGACTGAGGGTGATACACACAGCCATACTTCTGCTTAATTCCTAACATTTTCATGGCAATTTTCATCACATCAGCTGTAAAATGCGGACCATTGTCAGAGCTCATTACATCTGGTATTCCAAACCGTGGAAAAACTTCTTTACACAGAAACTTAGCTGCTGACCTCGCATCTGGACCTTTTGTTGGAACTGCTTCCACCCACTTGGTAAACCTGTCCACAACCACAAGAATGTACCTGTAACCATTCTTTCTGTCTATCATATCTATGTAATCCATTTGTAGATGGTGAAATGGCCCTTCAGGCACCGGAACATGTGCTAACGGTGTCGTGAACGCTCTCCTGACATTATTCGTGTTACATACCGTGCATGCATTTATCCATCTATCAACTCTGTGTGCCAACATTGGTGACCACCAGACTGCTTGCAGTCGTCTCAATATCTCCCCCCTAGCGACATGGTCTTGACCATGCGCTTCCTGAATGGCAATCGATACCAATGCCGGTGGGAGGACAAATTGACCCTGCGCACTGAGCCAGAGGCCATTTTTATGTGGGTCTGGATTATTTTGGATTTTAACTGCGCCTCTTTTGATCCATATTTGATGTGACCACGGACCGGCTCTTTCCTGTGCTTCTTTAAGAGATGTTATGTTTGTTATAGGTTCCAGATTCTCTGCCATTAAAAGTGGTCCCATGCATGTGGGCGTAGCTACACGTTTAGCTGCTTCATCTGCTAAATTGTTGCCTTTGGCTATCAGGGAGTCAGTTTTTTGGTGGGCCGGGCATTTGATAATAGCAAGTGCTTTAGGGAGGTGTATGGCCTCTAGCAGAGCTGAAATAGCTTCCCCATGAGTTACTGGAGAGCCATCTGCCCTTAAAAAACCTCTTTGCTTCCACGTGACGCCATAAACATGGCACACGCCATAGGCGTATTGTGAGTCTGTATATACATTTAGGGTCTTACCTGCTGCCAAGTGACATGCTGCAGTCAAAGCCTTGATTTCTGCGAGCTGCGCTGAACAAGGCTGGTTAAGTTTAGTGGCTTGTACCTCATAGAAAGAGCCGTCAGACTGCAACTGTATTATGGCGTAACCAGCGTGGTTTCCTGCTGCATCTCTAAAACAGGAACCATccacaaacagagttatttcaGCAGTTATTGGTTGATTATCTAGATCTTTACGTGGTTTCATGAACTCATCTGTTGTCTGGAGACAGTCATGTGGTGTCCCGTCTACAGGAGTCACCATCCGGGTGGCAGGATTGATTGTGGTGCATCTTTGTACTGTAAGCTCTGGGGCAGCAAGGATTACCTCATAGCCTGTCCGTCGAGCCTGTGTCAAAACAAATCTGGGACTTGTGATTAGTGCATGTAATTGATGTGACGTATACAAAATAGTCGGGTGTCCCATTGTGATGCTTGACGCTTTCTGAAAGGCAAAAGCTGCCGCTGCCAATCCCTGATAGCATGGAGGAAGACCTGTTTCAATGTTATCCAACTTGGTGCTATAATATGCTAATGGTTGCTTACCACTGGGAGTGTCCTGCATCAGAACCGTTCACGCATAACCTGCTTTTTCTGCAACATATAAATGGAACACATTAGCATAGTTAGGATTACCTAGTGCTGGCGCTGTTCGCATGTCTGCTTTGAGGGCTTCAAAAGCTCCCTCTGCCTCAGGGTGCCACTGTAGCGTAGCTGAGCCGTCCGTCTGACCCGAGGCCCGTATCAAACCTCTTAACGGGGCTGTTTTAATAGCGTAGTCGCAGATCCACGGGCGGCTGAACCCCGCCATCCCCAGAAAGGAGAGCATTTGCCCCACCGTTTGTGGTTTAGGGGCTTTTGTCACTGCTTCGATCTGGGAGGGTGCAATAGCACGCTTGCTGCCACACAGTTGCCTGCCCAGATATTCAACTTGTGGCTGACAAAATTGTAATTTGTCTTTACTTACTTTGTGTCCCCCCTTTGCTAAAGCCTGCAGGACCAGGACTGAGTCATGCTCACACTGCGCCTGAGATGTGCTACAAACTAACAAGTCATCAACATACTGCAAAACGATGCTAGTGACATTTACGTGTTGTAAATCATCTGACAATACTTTGTTAAAAATCGATGGGCTCTCGACATATCCCTGTGGGaggcgtgtgtatgtgtattgttGTCCTTTGAATGTGAATGCAAACAGAAACTGTGATGCGGGATGTAATGGCACACTGAAAAATGCTGAGCATAGATCAATGACTGTGTACCAGCAGGCGTCATGAGGGATATTTGAAAGTAATGTGTGTGGATCTGGTACTATAGGTATCTCTGCACCCACTACTGCATTGATGGCGCGTAGATCATGCACCAGTCTATAGTCATCTGAGCTTGGTTTCTTTATAGGAAAGATAGGAGTGTTACAGGGACTTTTGGTTGGTTTTAACACACCTGCTGCTACCAGGCCCTTGATTGTTGTTTCTATCCCTGTTACTTGATGTGGTTTCAAAGGATATTGTTTCCTGTACGGTAGGGTAacatcctgttttatttttatttttactggttgTGCAGATTTTACTAATCCTacatctgttttatgttttgaccACAACCCGGATGGTATGTTACCTATCAGTTCATTATGTTTTTCTGAAAGTGGCATTTGAGTAGGCGGCCTTTCACTGAGCAGCACCTGAACAGGTTGTACTTCTTCATAGGTGTGCACAGATATCTTCATGAACTGTCCATTAAGGGATGTCTGCACATGTGTGTCAGTTGTGAATTTCCATTCCTGTATTTGCTGCGCTGCCTTCACCATTGGTCCCAGATCGTGTGACTCATAGCCTTTGGTTGTCATGAGTGTAACATGTGGGGCAGAGTTAGGCACAGCAAACCAGTCTCTTAAGTCACGCCCACACACATTCAGGTTAACGGCTGCCGCCGCTCCTTGTGGTCCAATGTATATGTTTTCACAAGCTATGTGCACAGGAGCTTTTTGACACAGCAAGTCTGTCCAACAGGTTCTGTAatcttgatgttgttgtttgtcatcAAACATCATTGTGCAGTGCAACGGCAATCGTGGCTCCTGTGCTGGAGGCAGCTGTTTCTCAACAAACATCCTCCACTTCAGCCATTTTTCTTCAAGGCGTGATGGATTTTGTAGTTGGAGCCAATACACTGTAGGCTGGACCTGTTGTCGTTTGCTGATTTCTTTAGCACGCTGCATCACCATCATTccagatgttttttcttttatgaagtCCAGTTTCAGGCCTTTGTCTGTGCAGATGATTGTCGCTTTCAGCGGGCACAAAATGTCTCGTCCCAAGAGGTTGATGGGCGTATTTTCTGATCACTGCCAGGTTCTTTTCTGTTGTGGCTAGTACGGGAGAAACGTGCCTGATActctcttttatttcttcttccctCGGAGCTGCTGCTTTCTGTGTCAGAAGAGTCATCACTGGAGCACACTGTGTCAGGCTCAGCTTCAGTGTGGTGTGCCTTGTTGCCAGATCTTCTCACCTTATCTCGGACAATGTCACTGGAGGTCATGTTCTTTTTATCCTCTTCTCCAGATACTTCTTcatttggttgtgtgttccagTTAATTGTAAATTTTTCCATCAGTCGTCCTTCAGTGGTATCTCCCTGTGCCCTTAGTGGATATTGTCCTGTCCCGGAtgggccagcagggggagccgTAGGAGGCTGAGCAGTGGTGAGAGCTACAGGTGGGATCATGGGCTGAACTGTAGGGGGCGCATATGGTGGAGGCTGAGTCATCTCCCCTTGTGCTGCAGGCGTGGTCTGTTGTTCCGTCTCCTCTTTATCCATCATGGCTGGCATCTGTTTGACGTCCATCACATGTTGTCTGGCTGTTTCTCTGAACCAGCTGAGCACCTCTCTTTCTCTGGCCCGTTTCCCTTCTCTGCTGTTACTTGTGTCTTTGGCCTTAAAGTGCTTGATGTTGGCCTCCACCTCTCTACAGCATGCTGCTTCGAACGTCCCGTTAGTGGGCCAGCACAGTCTGC
Encoded here:
- the LOC131993648 gene encoding uncharacterized protein LOC131993648; translation: MSRRHDPSPAQGPSMLQVLLEQPAPPKPGPGNHQERPSKSTAKTPRHMQLPVAQKSLQRQWEEQMMIGEGRPATEDIDESTSSDEEEKEANYALLLQEEGAEALAKMTMAAFSRYLKGRTPEEVANLRKERARIKARINWAAKRDRLEAAAAQKRVWASTRKTLERAWAVEREAMKQEWASERERLLARWRHEMEIRVDKQNLVRRLLRELEIYRRHTRELSPNAPCRVALTRALADMIADEDNLPTHRSPAPSPRSPSPSYSPTTPIRLPSPDEGPGVPILYI